The stretch of DNA AGGTACACACCCTCGCCGAGAACCCCGGCGTGGAGGTCGGGGAGGCCATCGAGGGCACCGTCGCCCCGGAGCCGCCGATGGAGGTGGCGTGGCGACTCGTCGACGTGGCCGAGCGCTGGACGATCAGTATCGAGGAGAGCACGGAGTCGCCGACGACGCTCGAACGCGAGCTAGCGGCGGAGGGGGCGGTCGGCGAACTCACGAAACGGGAACGCGCGGGCACGGGGGAGATTCACGTCCTCACCGTGGCCGAGGACGAGACGGACGAC from Haloplanus salinus encodes:
- a CDS encoding DUF5812 family protein, with the translated sequence MTDDKTGTFLVTAADDDSAVLSDVDDGQVHTLAENPGVEVGEAIEGTVAPEPPMEVAWRLVDVAERWTISIEESTESPTTLERELAAEGAVGELTKRERAGTGEIHVLTVAEDETDDAVVDVLDDAAGLRERAARLGVERVVVRSAPGVVSVRYLP